A window of Ipomoea triloba cultivar NCNSP0323 chromosome 2, ASM357664v1 contains these coding sequences:
- the LOC116009712 gene encoding uncharacterized protein LOC116009712, with the protein MMMMMAKTCVSASNSPLLIRSMATQKPIPSATTTVSSKKSGTVFPVGEKVSNSTGTGTATPAVKLLTRVEQLRLLTKAEKAGLLSAAEKFGFSLSAIEKLGVLSKAEELGILSAATDPGTPSGLFTLSLGLLALGPVCVYFVPEEYPWQIGVQVLVAFISVLGGSAAFAASNLVSNLQKSS; encoded by the exons atgatgatgatgatggccaAAACATGTGTCTCTGCATCAAACTCACCACTTCTCATTCGATCCATGGCTACCCAGAAGCCAATCCCCTCAGCCACAACAACTGTTAGCTCCAAAAAG AGTGGAACAGTGTTCCCAGTGGGAGAGAAAGTTAGCAACTCAACGGGAACAGGAACAGCAACACCAGCAGTGAAGCTACTCACAAGGGTGGAGCAGCTGAGGCTGCTAACCAAGGCAGAGAAAGCAGGGCTACTATCGGCGGCCGAGAAATTCGGGTTCTCCCTATCGGCCATTGAGAAACTTGGGGTGCTATCCAAGGCAGAAGAGCTGGGAATTCTATCAGCAGCTACTGACCCTGGAACCCCTTCAGGTCTCTTCACTCTCAGCCTGGGATTGCTAGCTTTGGGCCCTGTTTGTGTGTATTTTGTGCCTGAGGAATACCCTTGGCAGATAGGTGTCCAGGTTTTGGTAGCTTTCATCTCTGTTCTTGGTGGCTCTGCAGCCTTTGCTGCATCAAATCTTGTATCCAATTTGCAGAAATCAAGTTGA
- the LOC116011348 gene encoding nuclear transport factor 2-like isoform X2, translated as MATQTECPASTVPSAQIVGNAFVEQYYHILHHSPELVYKFYHDSSILSRQEPNGMISSVTTMEAINEKILSLDSKNHKAEIKTADAQDSHQAGVILLVTGCLTGKDNVSKKFTQTFFLAPQEKGYFVLNDIFRYVEENESLENNSTSVNGINDAPPAVLPSDPEPVHVPDHSTFDPATTAPSEEQNGAEVCDPSDNEEGSVIEEEVVNEPQAHQSQNETSAVDCSDPSAAQDEKKSYASIVKVTKAATSTIIPYAPTRSTHVGPAKSDQQAVGSEKPSAAQDSLPPNDNVPESYDAHEEGYSIYVRNLPSNATPAQLEEVFKKFGLIKRNGIQVRSNKQGFCFGFVEFESSSSMQNAIEASPITIGGRQAVVEEKRTTTRVVSSSRGRYPSGRGGFRNENFRGRGNFGGGGGRGYGRNEFRNQAEFSIRSKGPGGRNVETYRRVDQNENGRQGGMNKNAVSA; from the exons ATGGCAACGCAGACAGAATGTCCTGCTTCTACTGTTCCAAGTGCCCAAATAGTTGGTAATGCCTTTGTAGAACAGTACTATCACATCCTACATCATTCTCCCGAGCTAGTTTACAAATTTTATCATGATTCAAGTATCCTAAGCAGGCAAGAACCAAACGGCATGATATCATCTGTGACAACTATGGAA GCAATCAATGAAAAAATTCTGTCCTTGGATTCAAAGAACCACAAGGCAGAGATAAAAACTGCAGATGCTCAGGACTCTCACCAGGCAGGGGTTATTCTTTTAGTAACAGGATGCTTAACTGGAAAGGACAACGTGAGCAAGAAATTTACACAAACATTCTTTTTAGCTCCACAAGAGAAAGGTTACTTTGTCCTAAATGACATTTTTCGATATGTTGAGGAGAATGAATCACTGGAGAATAACTCTACATCAGTAAATGGTATAAATGATGCTCCTCCCGCAGTTTTGCCATCTGATCCAG AGCCCGTTCATGTTCCTGATCATTCTACATTTGATCCTGCAACTACTGCTCCATCTGAGGAACAGAATGGTGCAGAAGTTTGTGATCCTTCTGACAATGAGGAAGGATCAGTTATCGAAGAGGAGGTTGTTAATGAACCCCAGGCTCATCAAAGTCAAAATGAAACTAGTGCTGTTGACTGTTCAGATCCATCTGCAGCCCAAGATGAGAAGAAATCTTACGCATCTATA GTGAAGGTGACTAAGGCAGCTACCAGTACTATCATACCCTATGCTCCAACGCGTAGCACCCATGTTGGACCTGCAAAATCTGATCAACAGGCGGTTGGATCTGAAAAGCCTTCAGCTGCACAAGACTCATTGCCTCCAAATGATAATGTTCCTGAAAGTTACGATGCCCATGAGGAAG GTTACTCCATTTATGTACGGAATTTGCCTTCAAATGCAACTCCTGCACAACTTGAGGAGGTTTTTAAGAAATTTGGACTCATTAAACGCAATGGTATTCAAGTCAGAAGTAACAAG CAGGGGTTTTGCTTTGGATTTGTGGAATTTGAGTCAAGTAGTTCTATGCAAAATGCAATAGAG GCCTCACCAATAACAATAGGGGGTCGGCAAGCTGTGGTTGAGGAAAAGAGAACTACCACCCGAG TCGTCAGCAGTTCAAGAGGGAGGTACCCTTCAGGAAGAGGTGGGTTCCGAAATGAAAATTTCAGGGGCCGTGGCAActttggtggtggtggtggtagagGCTATGGCCGAAATGAGTTCAGGAACCAAGCCGAGTTTTCCATTCGTTCAAAGGGTCCTGGCGGGCGCAACGTGGAAACCTACCGACGTGTGGATCAGAATGAGAACGGTCGTCAAGGTGGGATGAACAAAAATGCTGTTTCTGCATAG
- the LOC116011348 gene encoding nuclear transport factor 2-like isoform X1: MATQTECPASTVPSAQIVGNAFVEQYYHILHHSPELVYKFYHDSSILSRQEPNGMISSVTTMEAINEKILSLDSKNHKAEIKTADAQDSHQAGVILLVTGCLTGKDNVSKKFTQTFFLAPQEKGYFVLNDIFRYVEENESLENNSTSVNGINDAPPAVLPSDPEPVHVPDHSTFDPATTAPSEEQNGAEVCDPSDNEEGSVIEEEVVNEPQAHQSQNETSAVDCSDPSAAQDEKKSYASIVKVTKAATSTIIPYAPTRSTHVGPAKSDQQAVGSEKPSAAQDSLPPNDNVPESYDAHEEGYSIYVRNLPSNATPAQLEEVFKKFGLIKRNGIQVRSNKQQGFCFGFVEFESSSSMQNAIEASPITIGGRQAVVEEKRTTTRVVSSSRGRYPSGRGGFRNENFRGRGNFGGGGGRGYGRNEFRNQAEFSIRSKGPGGRNVETYRRVDQNENGRQGGMNKNAVSA, translated from the exons ATGGCAACGCAGACAGAATGTCCTGCTTCTACTGTTCCAAGTGCCCAAATAGTTGGTAATGCCTTTGTAGAACAGTACTATCACATCCTACATCATTCTCCCGAGCTAGTTTACAAATTTTATCATGATTCAAGTATCCTAAGCAGGCAAGAACCAAACGGCATGATATCATCTGTGACAACTATGGAA GCAATCAATGAAAAAATTCTGTCCTTGGATTCAAAGAACCACAAGGCAGAGATAAAAACTGCAGATGCTCAGGACTCTCACCAGGCAGGGGTTATTCTTTTAGTAACAGGATGCTTAACTGGAAAGGACAACGTGAGCAAGAAATTTACACAAACATTCTTTTTAGCTCCACAAGAGAAAGGTTACTTTGTCCTAAATGACATTTTTCGATATGTTGAGGAGAATGAATCACTGGAGAATAACTCTACATCAGTAAATGGTATAAATGATGCTCCTCCCGCAGTTTTGCCATCTGATCCAG AGCCCGTTCATGTTCCTGATCATTCTACATTTGATCCTGCAACTACTGCTCCATCTGAGGAACAGAATGGTGCAGAAGTTTGTGATCCTTCTGACAATGAGGAAGGATCAGTTATCGAAGAGGAGGTTGTTAATGAACCCCAGGCTCATCAAAGTCAAAATGAAACTAGTGCTGTTGACTGTTCAGATCCATCTGCAGCCCAAGATGAGAAGAAATCTTACGCATCTATA GTGAAGGTGACTAAGGCAGCTACCAGTACTATCATACCCTATGCTCCAACGCGTAGCACCCATGTTGGACCTGCAAAATCTGATCAACAGGCGGTTGGATCTGAAAAGCCTTCAGCTGCACAAGACTCATTGCCTCCAAATGATAATGTTCCTGAAAGTTACGATGCCCATGAGGAAG GTTACTCCATTTATGTACGGAATTTGCCTTCAAATGCAACTCCTGCACAACTTGAGGAGGTTTTTAAGAAATTTGGACTCATTAAACGCAATGGTATTCAAGTCAGAAGTAACAAG CAGCAGGGGTTTTGCTTTGGATTTGTGGAATTTGAGTCAAGTAGTTCTATGCAAAATGCAATAGAG GCCTCACCAATAACAATAGGGGGTCGGCAAGCTGTGGTTGAGGAAAAGAGAACTACCACCCGAG TCGTCAGCAGTTCAAGAGGGAGGTACCCTTCAGGAAGAGGTGGGTTCCGAAATGAAAATTTCAGGGGCCGTGGCAActttggtggtggtggtggtagagGCTATGGCCGAAATGAGTTCAGGAACCAAGCCGAGTTTTCCATTCGTTCAAAGGGTCCTGGCGGGCGCAACGTGGAAACCTACCGACGTGTGGATCAGAATGAGAACGGTCGTCAAGGTGGGATGAACAAAAATGCTGTTTCTGCATAG